ACGAAGACGGCGACCATTGAGAAGCTGCCTTTCTTCAAGTCCGCCGTCGTGGCGGTGTCGATACACCCGTGCCGACACGCGAACGTGATGCGCGTGCTGATGGAGAAGGTGCGGGCTGCCAAGCAGAAGCCGGTGGAGGAAGAGCAGCCGGACGGCCCGCGCGAGGACTGGGAGGATCTGCAGGACGAGGTCGACAGTAGCCTGCGGGTCGACCAGTACCTCGTTGTGTTTCTGAAGTTTATTACTAGCGTGACCCCCGGGATCGAGCACGACTATACAATGGAGGGCTGGTGAGTCGCGGCAGCTACGCGGCGAGCTGCTCCTTCCACCTCTAATGTAAGTATCACCTGCGCATCCACTTTGCCGCCGATAGACGCTATCGAGACGTTAATTGCACCATTTATGGTCACATGACCAGCATGCTTCAAGGAAAAGAACCATCAACTTACTCATCTTCCTTGGCTTATAATAATGCGACTTTATTTTAACTCACTACATAGGCTCCTGTCTGTTCATGGCGCTGACCGCAGAGCAGAAGGCTGTTGTCGTATGTTTCTAGTTGGTGTTAATAAAGATGGTGACTGTGCAACGATACTAACATCTTGGGAGGAAGCGAACCGACGGAAAGCGCTGGAGCGGTTGAAGCAGCGGGGCATCAGCAAGCCGGCTCATGGCGGCCCCGCTGCTGGTGGCGTCAGGGCATCCGCTGATTTTGCGCGGCCTGTCGTGACTACTGGCCTGGAGCGACAAATAGAGCAGAACCGACAAACGGCGAGGAAACGCCTCCAGCAAACCCAGCAGAACCTGCGGGATGCATCGTCCATCATCAATACCGGGCATGCGCTTGGCTCACCTTCCGCTCATCCGACCGGAAACACAGGATCAAGGCTGCGGCCTGCGATCAGAAGACAAGATTATATTGAATATGACTTCTCGACAATGAAGAATACGAACGGAGGCTTCATCAATCGGGAGGACGATCAGGGTTATGGAGATAACGCGCTAGCGCAAGAGAAACAGCGGTCGCTTGAGGAGTGGCAACGCGAGCAaagggcgcggcgcgcccTCTATGAAAACCAGCCTCCTCCAGCACACATGTCTCTCGCCCCAAAATGTACCCAATGCAACATCAACACGGAGATGGATCCCGTAATGAAAGACGTTTTTCACTTACAAGTTTGCAAATCATGCGTGAAGGCTCATCCGGAGAAGTATTCGTTGTTAACCAAGACAGAATGCAAGGAGGACTATTTTCTAACGGATCCTGAGCTGAATGATGCTTCTCTCTTTGATAGACTTGAGAAACCAAACCCGCATTCAGGCACATTTGCTCATATGCAACTCTTTGTTAGATGCGAAATAGAGAAGTACGCCTTCGAGAAGTGGGGTGGCGAGGAGGGGTTGGATAATGAATGGCAGAGACGGGAAGAGGGTAAAATCGAGCGGAGAGAGAAAAAGTACCAGCAGAAAGTACGAGAGATGAGGCTGAAGACCAGAGCTCAGGAGTTCACTACTAGGTTGAAGGAGAAGAAATATGGCAAAGACCATACTCACGAGTTCGGGGCACCAGTCGATGGAGGAAGTAACGAAGATGGTATACCGGTGCAAAAGAGACGTTGCTTTGGATGTGGGATAGAGATAGAAGAAATAATGTTGTAGTATTTGTTCCTGGCTCGTCGCCATACCTCATTTATATATATTTATGCATAATAACGGAACGGTCGAAGTAGGTGTTAACCACACTGTTCAATATTCATTAATGGGCTAATTCGCTGCCACATTTATAAATAACACTTTGAAAACAATATCAAACAATCCGGATCAGATCCTCTTCTATAACTCAATTAACAATGTTTCCTCCTGTGGAGTCGTTCCTGCATCTTCCGTAACCCTTTCATTCTGAGGTGTAGCCATTTTTATCTTCTGCGCTGGAACACTCGGGAATTCAAATTGAGTTATTGGCACCTGTGCCTCCTTCTCCTTGTCCGGTATACTTTCTTCAGGAGGATAAAGAGGCTCCGATGGTGATGATAGCAGTGTTTTCTTAATATCCGGTTCTGAGACCTGCGGCTCAAAGCCAGTTACTGATTGCGACTGGCGATTCTCCATCGGCGAACTTTGTGTGGTATGTAGGATTGCTGGAGTGAGTTCTGCAGCGTTGGAAGAGCTCCTGGCATAGCTACGATATGTTGGCTCAGGTTGCGTCTTCTCGTACGGAACAGTGTTGGCTGGAGAGGACTCTGGTTGTCGGTGCATTTGATAAGTGTATGGATCAGAAGGTAAGTGTGGCATGGAATATTGTTGCGAAAGATTAATATTCCTCAATTGTCTCTCTAACATGGTGTCATAAATGCTCATTATATCCGAAATTTTGGCATTCATGTCTACCAAGGTATTATATTTGTGAAACGTATCGTTAAGGGAATGGTTTAACCGAGGCCGAGTTCCAAGGACCTTCTGGTATAGCATCTGCAGCTGTGTATCCTCTAACACGGCATTCATTGGCTGACCCTTCATCTTCTCCACTAGGTTGGCGAATAGGTAAATATCATCCTCTTCCTGGTTTGTAAGAGTAGAGTATCTCTGCTGAGCAACCGGTGCCTGGCGAGAATCCATGAGGGATGGCAGCTGCACTGCCCGCTCTGGCTGCGACGGATGTTTCgcggccgcagcagctgctgctgcctgCCGTTCTTGCTCCAGCTGGTGCTCACGCAAACTGGCCTGGACTGCGGCCAAGAATTCTGGATCTTCGTCGTCCTTGGTGGCATCGGAGTTTTCTAGCCTGGTCACTGTCGGCACCAAATTATCCTGGGTTTTCGACTCGCGCAGGGAGAGCTCGATGGCCCTTCTGAGGTCGTCGTCTTCGTCTTCCCGCTCCGCCTTGGGTCGGGCCCTTCTCTGAGACTGCCGGCGGAGGCGCCGGGAGGAGTGTTTCTTAATTTCGTATTCGTCATAACAGTTATCACAGACCCTCACGGGCTCCGTGATACCCATCTCGGGCAGTGGCAACTGATGCGACGAATGCTCGTTGCAGAATATACCGCCGCATGAGCGGCAGTGGTGTTTGCGGTTCAGAAACGTGAACGCGTTCGAGCAGATCATGCACGCGTCCGAGTCCACCCAGTCCGCCGGCGCCTTCGAGTCAAACATCGCCATCGTGTTCACCAGGTACCCCGGCGCAGCCTGCGGGAACTCCACCCCGCGCGcctgcaggcgctggtgcACCTGCGACACGTAGCTCAGCTGCGAGTCGTTCTTGAACGCCGTGTATAGCTCAAAGATGATCCGCCGGCACAGTTGCACCAGGTCTTCATTGTCCACCGTCTTCTCCTGCGCCGCTACATGCTCCATACAGTCCATGAACTCCCGCGAGCACACCTCCTTCAGAAAGTGCGTGCCGCCGTTCTTCACGCACACCTCCACCAGGCGCcacgccgccagctgcgtGTTCGGATTCGACTTGGTCTGCAAAACCCGCTTCTTCAGCGCCCTCATGCTGTCCCGCGCGCCCAGCCTCCGCGATCGGACTGCATCCGACACGTCCAGCGCGAGTGCAAGATCGATCTCCCCGTTCGGTATGCTTTCGCTTGTCGCCCGCTGGATGCATTCCCCCAGCGCCGCTACTGTCTGGATTTCCGTATTCATCTTGTCTATCTGGCCTGCTTTGATATGCCACCCGTGCTACCTCACCTAACCCTTCGCCACTGGCCTGCGTGCTGGTTCGCCATCTGCCGTCGTGAAAGGGGAAGTTTCAGTTTAAGCAGCAGCAAGCCACACGGATCCACGTGACAGAGACTATGCTGGTACCAAATATTAATAATTGGAAATATACTGGTATGGCG
This is a stretch of genomic DNA from Eremothecium gossypii ATCC 10895 chromosome VI, complete sequence. It encodes these proteins:
- the RAD14 gene encoding DNA repair protein RAD14 (Syntenic homolog of Saccharomyces cerevisiae YMR201C (RAD14); 1-intron); the protein is MRLYFNSLHRLLSVHGADRRAEGCCPNRRKALERLKQRGISKPAHGGPAAGGVRASADFARPVVTTGLERQIEQNRQTARKRLQQTQQNLRDASSIINTGHALGSPSAHPTGNTGSRLRPAIRRQDYIEYDFSTMKNTNGGFINREDDQGYGDNALAQEKQRSLEEWQREQRARRALYENQPPPAHMSLAPKCTQCNINTEMDPVMKDVFHLQVCKSCVKAHPEKYSLLTKTECKEDYFLTDPELNDASLFDRLEKPNPHSGTFAHMQLFVRCEIEKYAFEKWGGEEGLDNEWQRREEGKIERREKKYQQKVREMRLKTRAQEFTTRLKEKKYGKDHTHEFGAPVDGGSNEDGIPVQKRRCFGCGIEIEEIML
- the VPS27 gene encoding ESCRT-0 subunit protein VPS27 (Syntenic homolog of Saccharomyces cerevisiae YNR006W (VPS27)) — translated: MNTEIQTVAALGECIQRATSESIPNGEIDLALALDVSDAVRSRRLGARDSMRALKKRVLQTKSNPNTQLAAWRLVEVCVKNGGTHFLKEVCSREFMDCMEHVAAQEKTVDNEDLVQLCRRIIFELYTAFKNDSQLSYVSQVHQRLQARGVEFPQAAPGYLVNTMAMFDSKAPADWVDSDACMICSNAFTFLNRKHHCRSCGGIFCNEHSSHQLPLPEMGITEPVRVCDNCYDEYEIKKHSSRRLRRQSQRRARPKAEREDEDDDLRRAIELSLRESKTQDNLVPTVTRLENSDATKDDEDPEFLAAVQASLREHQLEQERQAAAAAAAAKHPSQPERAVQLPSLMDSRQAPVAQQRYSTLTNQEEDDIYLFANLVEKMKGQPMNAVLEDTQLQMLYQKVLGTRPRLNHSLNDTFHKYNTLVDMNAKISDIMSIYDTMLERQLRNINLSQQYSMPHLPSDPYTYQMHRQPESSPANTVPYEKTQPEPTYRSYARSSSNAAELTPAILHTTQSSPMENRQSQSVTGFEPQVSEPDIKKTLLSSPSEPLYPPEESIPDKEKEAQVPITQFEFPSVPAQKIKMATPQNERVTEDAGTTPQEETLLIEL